One part of the Xanthocytophaga agilis genome encodes these proteins:
- a CDS encoding DUF4142 domain-containing protein, with the protein MKKSSIKTSILALAIALLAPLALVAQQSGNTKESSSMIGKTSKAEFERINKEGAEKVKAISPTSQKLSEEDQALFLEVANAGNQQMLISQIAAQRATNPQVKELAQAEVEEQAGLATKLKEIATAKGIQLPNGVSTQTEEMLSRYNKISGGEVDRYYIAESAVKGHEKLDKLMSSVESKAKDSNLKEVAAAAHPLVRTHLKVSKEVLNTLSGGGTVGNK; encoded by the coding sequence ATGAAAAAGTCTAGTATAAAAACCAGTATTCTGGCATTAGCCATAGCCTTATTGGCGCCACTGGCACTTGTAGCCCAACAGTCTGGGAACACAAAAGAAAGCTCTTCTATGATAGGTAAAACCAGTAAAGCTGAGTTTGAGCGCATTAATAAAGAAGGAGCAGAAAAAGTAAAGGCAATTTCGCCTACATCACAAAAGCTGTCAGAAGAAGACCAGGCGTTGTTTCTGGAAGTAGCGAATGCAGGCAATCAGCAAATGTTAATTAGTCAGATTGCCGCTCAACGAGCTACAAATCCTCAGGTAAAGGAGCTAGCCCAGGCCGAAGTAGAAGAGCAGGCAGGTCTGGCTACGAAACTCAAGGAAATTGCAACAGCTAAAGGGATTCAGTTACCGAACGGCGTTTCTACACAAACAGAAGAAATGTTATCCCGGTACAATAAAATTTCAGGAGGCGAAGTAGACCGCTACTATATAGCAGAAAGCGCGGTAAAAGGGCACGAAAAACTGGATAAACTAATGAGCTCTGTAGAATCGAAAGCAAAGGATAGTAATTTGAAAGAGGTAGCTGCGGCAGCTCATCCACTGGTACGTACACACCTTAAGGTGTCTAAAGAGGTATTAAATACTTTAAGTGGTGGAGGTACGGTAGGTAATAAGTAA